The genomic segment CGGAGAATACGGAATGCTAAAGCGGGTTCTGTTGTTGTACCTGATTTGGAAATAACATTTATAGAAACGTCTTTCCCTTCTAACACATGTAGTAAATGTTCGATGTAGGTAGAACTGATATTTTGTCCAGCAAAGTATACTTCCGTATTACCTTTGATTTGGTTATGAAACGTATGTGATAATGCTTCAATTGCTGCTTTAGACCCCAGATAAGAACCTCCAATACCAATAACAACTAGCACGTCTGACTGTTGTTGAATTCGTTTAGCAGCTATTTTCACCCTGGTAAACTCCTCTGTATCATAGGTAACTGGCCAGTCAACCCATCCTAAGAAATCAGAACCTGGTCCTGTTTGTTGATGGATTTGGTTATGAGCTTGTTTTACAAATCCGCTTAGATTTTCAAGTTCACTATTTTTCATGAACGATAAAACATTGGTGTAATCAAATGAAACTGTCATTTTTTTATCTCCTTTGGACTTTATCTTTTATTTACCACCAATTAAATTGATTGGATTGCAATAGTTGATTGGCTGCTTCTGGACCTGTAGAGCCAGCAGGGTAAGGATATAAAGGCAACATATCCTCCTGAAATGCCTCCAAAATCGGTTGGATCCATTTCCATGATAATTCGACTTCTTTCCAATGGGCAAAGAATGATTTATTACCGAGCATTGCATCAAATAGAAGTAGTTCATATGCTTCTGGTTGGTCTTTAGAATTGGTCGAGTGGTTCATATAAACAGGATAAAAACGGTTACTAGAAGGATTTTTCATATTCACCCTTAAAGATATACTTTCGTTTGGACTAATCTCGAATGTTAATAAATTAGGAGTTATCTCTTCAGTTTGAAGTACATTTGATTCTTCTACCTTATTCTTTAACTCAAAGACAATTCGTGTAGACTTCTTATCCATCCGCTTCCCCGTGCGTATATAAATTGGGATTCCATTCCAAGACGGATTATCAATATATAAACGCGCTGCAAAATAAGTATCATTCATTGAAGAGTCATTCACCCCGGGCTCCTCTTTATAGCCAGCAACTGGTGTATCAAGAATCGCTCCAGATTCGTACTGTCCACGAACAACATCCAGGTAAACTTTATCTTTAAGAATTGGTCGAAGAGATTCTATGATTTCCATTTTCTTAATTTCGTTTTCTTTGGTCGTTACTTCCCTGGGGAGATGCAGTGCTGTCATTATCACTAACTGAAAAAGGTGGTTCTGAACCATATCACGTATGGCTCCAGCCTGATCATAATAATCAGCTCGTGTTTCTACCCCAACCGTTTCACTTGCTGTGATTTGAACATTAGCAATTTGTTTATGATCTAATAAAGCTTCTAATGCTGGGTTGGCTAGTACTAAGGTTTCAAAACTTTGGACCATTGATTTTCCAAGATAGTGGTCGATTCTATAGATTTCTTTTTCGTTGAAGGCCTTGCTCAAAGTATCATTCAATTGCTGTGCCGATTTCAGGTCACTTCCAAACGGTTTTTCAACAATGATTCGCTTCCAACCTAAAGTTTGACTTATACCATTTGTGTAAAGATTTGACGTAATAACATCAACCAACTTCGGTGCGACAGACAAATAGAAAAGTCGGTTTTCTGGTATATCTAACTCGTTTTCTCTGTTTTTGATGAGTTCGAACAAATTCAGATAGGATCCACGGTCTGTTGCATCAAATGCAAAGTAGCGAAACTTAGTTAGGAAATCTTGCAAAACAGAAGTTTGAACAGTTCTTCTGGAATATAACCGGAGTGCTTTTTCCACTTTAGATTGAAAAAATTCGTTAGAACAATAATATCTACCTAAACCGACTATTGAGATAGAATCCGGCATTTTTCCATCGAGAAATAAATTATATAAAGCAGGAAATAGCTTTCGTTGAGCTAAATCTCCCGTTGCTCCAAATAAAATAAAAGTCATGTCTTGCATGATCCATTCCTCTTGGGATTCCGTTAAACAATGTTTAACATCAAATCTTTCAGAGGGATTTTCGGTATCCATATTCGATTCCCCCTACTTTTACAATTAATATTCCGTTTAAGCTTTGAATGATAATCGCAACAGTTCTCACTATACTAACTGCGGTCAATTAATGTAAGTACGCACTTTAACATCATATAGTGACTAAAAGTATACTGTAGCTTGTAATTATAAAAAGAAATGATAAGGAGTGTGAAAATGAAACAGTTGGCTTATGTATATGTTGAATTAAAGAATCACACTGAATCTGCTGTGGCGCACATTAATGAGAGAGTTGTAATTCGGGGTGTGGATTGTAGAACGCTTGGCGCTTTGGGGATGCCTCTGCCGCGCCTGCGCTGGGGAATTCATTATTAACGGAGTTGTGATTTAGAGATGTATGGATTGAGATGTAATGTGATTACTATTTGATACTAACTTCATTGAAGAAAGACGCACTACATGCTGCACTAATCTCCGATAATGAAATGAGCTTCCCTATATAGAGACTATATAGCGAAGGCGCGACTTCGCGGGAGGCATCCACAAAGCGTCGAAGCGGTATTGGAAGGAATTACAATTAGTGCTAAGTATCGGGATTTTTTCAGTTGCTTCCCAAAAGTCCATGTAAAGCACATACGCCGTATTCATTTGTTCAACATATATAGAGGATAGTAATGTCAACAGACACTGAACTCATTTTTTTTAAGAAAACTTAACTTTTTTATAATCAATATATTGACTTAGAGGCAGTAATGAAATGATGAAATCAATTTGTTATCTTGTAACTCCATTACTTAAAAGGATTTTTACAGTATACTATTTGTCTGTATGTGATTTAAAAGTGCGTACTTCACAATTTTGACTTTAGGATATACACTAAGTTTGCACCGAAAAACGAATAAAAGGAGAATGAAAAAATGAAATTACAATTAGCATTAGATCTTGTTAACATCCCAGAGGCCATCGAACTTATTAAAGAAGTAGAGGAATATATCGATATCGTTGAAATCGGTACGCCAGTTATAAACAAAGAAGGACTAAAAGCAGTTGCAGAAGTAAAAGCTGCATATCCTAACCTAGAAGTTCTTGCAGACCTTAAAATCATGGATGCTGCAGGTTATGAAGTAGGTAATGCTTCTGCTGCAGGCGCTGACATTATTACTATTCTTGCGCAAGCAGAAGATTCATCTATTAAAGGTGCTGTTGAAGCAGCAAAAAAAATCGGTAAAAAAATATTGGTCGATATGATTGCAGTAAAAGACATTAAAACACGTGCTGCAGAGCTTGATTTGATGGGCGTAGATTATATCTGTGTACACACAGGCTATGATTTGCAAGCAGAAGGTAAAGATTCATTCGCAGACCTACGCACAATTAAAAGCATTGTAAAAAATGCTAAAACTGCTATTGCTGGTGGTATTAAGCTTGAGACATTACCAGAAGTGATTAAAGCACAACCAGATCTAATCATTGTTGGTGGTGGAATCACAAGTAAAGACGACAAAAAAGCAGAAGCTGCACAAATTCAAAAGCTAATTAAAGAAGGCGTGATGGTATAACATGAACACCACAAGTTACGCAGATGAAATTTTGGCTGAGCTAAAGCGAACCATTAATCTAATTAATAGTGAAGAAGCCGAAAAATTAGTAGAAGGAATTTTATGTGCGAAAAAGGTATTTGTTGCAGGTGGGGGTCGATCTGGATTCATGGCTAAGGCATTCGTAATGCGAATGATGCACGTAGGTCTTGATTCGTATATTGTAGGCGAAACGGTAACTCCGAATCTAGAACCAGATGATATTTTCATTGTCGGTTCTGGATCCGGTGAGACCCAAAGTTTGGCTGCAATGACTAAAAAAGCGAAGAGCATTGGTGCAACAGTGGTAGCTGTTACCATTAATCCTGATTCTACAATTGGGAAGTTGGCAGATATTAAAATTGAAATACCCGCCCAAGCAAAAGGGGAAGGCAATAGTGGGAAGTCAATCCAACCGATGGGATCACTGTTCGAGCAATCGCTTCTCTTATTTTATGATGCAGTTATTTTGAGATTTATGGAGAAAAAAGAATTGAATTCTGAAGTGATGTATGGACGACATGCTAATTTGGAATGATATCTCTTACCTATGTACCGAGCCTGTATGGGGATATTTTCGGACTATAAAGGTACTTATTTGTTTCTAGTCCAAAGTGTGCAAACTTTATGTGAGCTAATCGTACAACCAAATCTGCGATGGTTAAAAGAATAAACAAAAGAACTGATTTCGCTTTTTCGAAAAGGAAATCAGTTCTTTTGTTCATTCATACTATCGGTGTACTTTTTTAGTATATCTATCCTGTAACCAAAGTTGCTTTACTAGACAGCTAACTGAATAACATGCGAGGATAGTTAGGTATAGCAATGTGCAAAGCAGGAAAGGAATTAAAAGAGAGCGCTGATTATCGAATAGGAAATAGTTAATGATTTAGTTTTTAATAAAGTCTGTATATGATTGAATTCAAAGTACGTACTTTTTTCATACATAGTGGTGAAAAGTATACTATGATAGAGAATGGAGGTGGAGTAAATGCCGAACTTAGGGGAGAAAGCGTTTAATTGTGAAAAAGAATTGACGCTTGCTATTATTGGCGGCAAGTGGAAAATGCTTGTGTTATGGCATCTTGGCAAGGAAGGAACTAAACGCTTCGGTGAATTAAAGACCCTCATACCTGGTATCACCCAACGGATGCTTGTAAATCAATTGCGTGAACTTGAAGACCATTTGATTGTCCATCGCGAAGTATATGCTGTTGTTCCTCCAAAAGTTGAGTATTCACTTACTGAACATGGTAGAAGTCTTATGCCAATTCTAGAAACAATGTATGAATGGGGTAAAGATTATATGGAGAATGTCTTGGAAGTGAAAACTGACGACCTATAAATGGGTACGTCAGTTTTTTGATTTAAGAAGACTTATGCAAATCACTGATACAATACGACGCCTTTCTACATATGGTATATAAGTACTTATGATTTTAGAAAGGGTGATAATAACAATGGATTCCTACAAAAGAAAATATCCCTACAAGAAGAAACAACCCAACATTCTGTTCTTAATGGTTGATCAGGAACGCTTTCCATCGGTTTATGAAACAAAGGAATTGAAGGAATGGCGAAAAGAAAATTTAGTTGCGCAAGAATTACTACGGAAGAATGGTATGGAGTTTTATAATCATTATGCTGGGAGTACAGCCTGCTCACCAAGCCGGGCAACATTATATACTGGACAATATCCTTCGCTTCACGGCGTTACTCAAACGCCAGGTGCTGCTAAGGGATCATTTGACCCAGATGTATTTTGGCTTGATCCAAACACTGTTCCAACGATGGGGGATTACTTTCGAACAGCAGGATATGATACATTTTGGAAAGGGAAATGGCATGCATCAGACGAGGATATCTTAATCCCGGGCACGCATAATGCATTACCTAGCTATAATCCAGCAACTGGCGTTCCAAATAAAGAGCAAGAAAAAATATATGAAAAAGCGAACCGACTCGAAAACTTTGGATACTCCGATTGGATTGGACCGGAACCCCATGGCGCAGATCCTCGAAATTCCGGTTCGTCTGCGGGAATAGGCACAAGTGGGCGGGATGAAGTGTACGCTGCTGAAACAGTAAAGCTTATCGAATCCCTACATGAAATTTCAAAGTGTACGAATAACACGACACCTTGGTTTATAAAGTGCTCCTTCATAAACCCTCATGATATTGCGTTATATGGAGTGCTATCCGCAGTTTCCCCGAATTTCAATTTTGAAGTCGACCCAACTCTCCCATACATCCCACCGGCACCAACAGTAGGGGAATCATTGTTTACTAAACCATCTGCTCAGGAAAGCTATCGTGTTACGTATCCAAAAGCATTACAACCGATAATTGACAATAATTTTTATCGTCAATTGTATTACAGCTTACAAAAAAAGGCCGACAATGAAATGCTTAAGGTCCTAACGGCACTTCAAAACTCAAGTTTCTATGACAACACAATCATTGTATTCACGTCTGATCATGGAGAACAACTGGGAGCGCATGGCGGACTCTATCAAAAGTGGTATAATATGTATGAAGAATCGATTCATGTCCCATTAATCATTCATAATCCAACCCTATTCAGAGGAGCTAAATATACAAATATGCTAACAAGCCATGTCGACGTACTTCCAACATTGCTGGGACTAACGGGAATAAACGTAGACTTAATCCGTGAAAATCTTTCAAAAGATCACACCGAAGCACTTCCGTTAGTTGGTAGAAATTTGACTCCATTATTTTATGGGCATGAAAGGTTTTTTGGTGCAAATGAACCACTCTATTTCATGACAGATGATGATATATTCAAAGGTTTACATCAAACAAATGCAATCACGGGCAAACCCTATAAATCGGTTGTTGAACCGAATGACATCGAGGCGGTGATTACTAAGCTAGAAACTGGAATAGATAAGAGCGATGAGATATGGAAATTCGCCCGATATTTTGACAACCCAAAATTTTGGACGAATCCAGGATCTAGTGATACAGTCATAACTGAACAAAATGGTTGTTATGTGCCGATAACAAAAACAGAACCAGTTCCGGAGCAATATGAGCTCTACAATCTTACTAAGGATCCACTAGAAAAAACAAACCTTGCCGATCCAGCATTTGCAACAATCGAATCGGCTATTATTCAACGAGTGTTAACAAAGGTGCTTGAAGAGCAGTGCAGAAAAAAAAGACTGACGCCAGCGAGTGGGAAAGTTCCTGGCATGCCGAATTGCAGTAAGGGTGAATAATTAGTAGGTGAGAAGCACAACTATGGGTAAGGAAATAAATCTTATTTGTTTCTATATCTGGTACTTTTTCTTGATAGTAATTCACACAAATAGTAATTAATAAGCCAGCGATTCAGTCGATTAATCCGACTGAACCGCTGGCTTGTTTATAATTAATTCGTTCACAAAGTACTACTGAAAAGTCCCATCTGCGTTTACTTTTTGGGAAGAGGAGCACCATTTATGGGGCCAATGTAAAAATCTAGGGAAAAAGCGTTAAGTTAGTGCTCCTATCTTCTTCTCTATTCGAGCAAATGATTTGAAACTTATTAGTGTAGCTATATATGCAAATACGCTACCAGTAAATAGTGGGATAATCCCAGGGAAAAGTGTAGAGACAAAGTAGATACCACCAGCTAAAGCGCCAATAGTGATGACTTCAATCGGAGATGTAATTGCGATTAAGAAAGACTGTTTGATGTATTGAAAGAACTTTAAGTTGAAATGTACATAGACTGGGAAGAAAAATAGTAATGTGATGATGCTTGAAATAAGTATGAAAATTAGTACGGGGAATAAAAACTGTAATTCACCACTATTTAACTGTAAGAAATAAAAATTGAAATAAAAGCAGTAGCTAATGACTAGAAAAATAAGTCCAAAACCATTTGTCTTTAAAAAGTCAGTCCGAAATAAAGTCCAAAACATAGGAAGTATTTTGAATTTCTCTTCACCTCGAATTAATTTACGGACAACTGCAAACATGGCAGCTGTAGCTGGAAAGATACCGAAAGCGATTAAGCCAACTAATGTAAAAAAGATCCAAAGCAAATTAATATAAGCTAACTCGATCATTCTATAAGAAATTCTATTAAATTTTTCCCAACCAACCATGTCTATCACCTCTCAATAGTTAACTATATATTAAAAACATTGAAATTAGCAACCATTAATATGCACAAATATGGAAGGATTTTAAAAAATTAATAATCGCATGTCCCCAATTAAAGACGCTTTAGAGACTTGTCTCTTGATGAGAAATAATGTAATCTGATAAAAATGGACGCGCAATTCAATTACTTCAGTCTATTTAATTGTTTTGAAAAGGTAATCACAAGTATTTTTGTTAACTGTAGTAGAGAAAGTTTGAAGGAGTACTCAAAAGATTCTTACCCAATCGGTTTAGAGCCGAGAAAAGTATATTGTGCAGTGAGAGTCGCTACCGAATTGCAAAGGGGGGGTAATTCATATTGTAGTTTAATAGACCAATTATAACTAAATCAAATCAATATAATTTGAGAGGGGTTATTTAGATGAGAAGAATTGGGTTTTTTCTATTATTACTATTACTTGGAGCTTTAATTGTAGGATGTAGTTCTACTGATACTGACACTGGCGCTGAAAAAGAAGAAACTGGTGAAGAAAAACCAGAAGTGGTGGGAGAAGAAACAGAAAAGGAAACGGGGCTCTCTGGTGAAATAACAGTTTGGGCACATCCATTTACCGGCGATCAAGAAACTGAGGGCGCGATGTGGGATGAAGTCATCGCTTCTTATGAAGAGCAAACAGGTGTGAAAGTAAATTTTGAACAGATTCCATGGGCCAATCGTGATCAAAAAGTACTTACAGCTTTAGCAGCAAACAATGGTCCTGATGTGTTTTACGTAATACCTGATCAGATGCCACAGTACGCTGATGCGGGTATGTTACTAGCGTTAGATCCCTATTTAGAAGGCTTTGATATTGATGATTTTGTAGATACAGCGTTAGTTTCTACAACTTGGAAAGATGAGTTATATGGACTGCCAATCTTACAAGAAGCCTACACATATTTATATAATGTCGATGTAATCAAAGCGATTGGTGAAGATCCTGCAAATTTACCTGCAACTTGGGAAGATTTTGAAAAGTGGGCTGAAAAAGCAAAAGACAAGGGCTTTTATGCAACAAGTTTTCAAGGTGGAGGATCAATGAATGGAACGTTATATCCATTCCTATGGCAAGCTGGCGGAGATGTTATTACGGCAGATAATGAAGTATTAATTAACAATGAAGCAGGAGTGGAAGCATTTGAGTTCATCAATAAAATGTATAACGAGGGCTGGATTCCGAAAGATTCAATTACTGCATTAGAACATGATGCACTATGGGAAGGCGGAAAAATGTTAGCAGTTCAAGGTTCAGGTATTTCAGTAAGTCGTATGTTAAGTCAAAACCTTTTTGAATTCGTTATTGCTCCACCAATGAAAAATAAGGAACAATTAACATATGGAACAACAGGGATGTTTGTAGCGCCAATTAATACGGATAATCCAGCAGCTGCAGCAGAATTTATCAAAGTCGTGACGGATTCGGATAATCAGAAGAAATTTAACACAGTCACACAGTATATCCCTACTAGAGAATCAGCTAAAGATATCTTTGGAGAGCAAAAATATCTTGCACAGCTAGCGGATTATACACAATTTGCATTACCGGGAGTTATCCATCCAGAAGGACGTACAATCATGCCGTTAATACAAGCTGAACTTCAAACGATGATGGAAGGGAAGAAAACACCAAAAGAAGCAGCAGATGCCGCCGCAAAAGCGATTGAAGGTAAGATCGGCAAATAAAATGTTAGTAAAGCAGAGAGTTTGATCAATAAACGATCAAGCTCTCTGTTACTAACTTACATATGAAAGGGTGATTACACTGAGTAATGCAGTAGCTTCTAAAAAGAGTAAATTGCCACTGGGAGAAAGAGTGAAGCGTGAGTGGAACCGTAATGCTATCGTATATATCTTTCTCATCCCTGTTTTAATCCATTTCATAATCTTTCAGATATATCCTTTTGCATTGAGCTTTTATTTAACATTTATGGATTGGAAAGTAATTGGTGACCCGGAATTTGTAGGACTTAAACATTGGAAGTACTTCTTGACCGATTCATTGGCGTGGAAAGCTATTTGGAATACGGTTAAATTTTCAGCATATTATATTGTGCCAACGATGGGCTTAGGGTTAATTTTAGCGTTAATTATCAATTCGGGTGTTAAATCAGCAGGATTTTTTAAAGGAATCTTTTTCTTGCCAGTGGTCACTTCATTCGTAATTATTGCCGGGATCTGGGGTTGGTTATTTAGAGGTACAGAGGCGGGAATGATCAACTACTTGCTTAGTTTTATTGGTATCGAACCACAATTGTTTTTATCTAATTCTAGCCAAGCCCTAGCTGTTTTAGCGGGATTGAGTATATTTAAAGTTGCCGGAAGTACGATGATTTATTACTTTGCTGGACTTCAGTCGATTGATCGACAATTGTATGAGGCGGCACGAATTGATGGGGCATCATCATTTAAAATATTTTGGACGATAACATTTCCATTATTAAAGCCCATTCACTTTTTTGTCGCAATAACAACAACAATCGGTTCGTTCCAAATTTTCGATTCAGCTTATTTATTAACAGGTGGAGGTCCGAATTATGCTACGACAACCATTGTATATTATTTGTATGAACAAGGATTTACAAGTCTTAACTTAAGTTATGCAGCTGTACTTTCTTATGTATTATTTTTTATTATCCTAGTTATCTCGCTTATACAGAGAAAATATCTAGGACAAGAATCGAATAATTACTAATGTGTAGATGACCGCAGAAAGGAGATTGAAAAAATGCTTAAAAAAATGATCTCGTATATAGCGTTAATTGTTTTGGGATTTTGTTTTCTATTGCCGTTTCTTATTATGATTTTAGGATCTTTTAAGGATGTTCAATATGCACAATTAGATCCATTATTCTGGATACCGGACCATCCTACAATGAAAAACTATTTATATATAATGAGAGACGGAATATTTATCAGATGGATTTTCAACTCTGTTATTATTACCGTCATTCCAGTAGCGAGTCAAATGATATTTTGTGCGGTTTTAGGCTATATTTTTGCGAAGAAGAAATTCCCAGGACGAGAAATCGTATTTTGGGTTTTCATGGCAGTTATCATGATTCCGCAGCAACTATTAATTATACCTAAATTCATTATGTTTTCTGATTTCGGTTGGATAAATACTTATTGGGCATTGATTGTTCCGGAGTTATGGGGAATTATGGGTGTATTTTTAGTTAGACAATTTCTACAAAATATACCGAATGATTTGGAAGAAGCTGCATATATTGACGGGGCGAATGATATACAAATATTTTTCAAAGTCATTTTGCCACTTTCGATACCTGTTGTAGCTACAGTGGGAACATTTTCATTTATTTCAAACTGGAATGATTTATTCCAACCACTGATTTACTTAACGCAAGAGAAAATGTTCCCAGTGACGCTTGGTTTAGCTTCAATGCTTGGGAAAGAAGGGAACTTTGGTATTGAAATGGCTGGTTCGACAGTTTCTTTTATACCGACTTTCCTCATATTCCTATTCTTCCAGCGTTACTTTACGGAAGGAATTCAAATGTCAGGATTGAAATAAACTGTCCCACTGAATAAGCTTCGGCTCTAAAGGATGCCTTCTGTCATAAGCCAAGCAGTTTCGCCGCTAGTCTTAGAGATTTAGCTGCCTCTTGTAAAGCGTCTTCGCTCAGTGTATATAAGGTATTCATTTGTTCAACTTATATAGGTAAAAATGATTAGAAAGGAGTGGAGGATACCGTTTGTACTTTAAAAATCGGCATTATTGGGCTAGATACATCGCATGTGTTGGCATTTACTAAGTTATTAAATGATCCGAGCAAAAGATACCATGTGCAAGGTGGAAAAGTAGTGATTGCTTTTCCAGGAGGATCACCTAATTTCGAGCTTAGCATGTCCCGGATTGACGGCTTTACCAGAGAACTCAGGGATAGCTTTGATGTTGAAATCGTGGATTCTATTGAGGAAGTTGCGCATGAAAGTGATGCGATTTTGTTGGAATCAGTCGATGGGGCAGTGCATCATGAGCAATTACAAAAGCTTGTTGCGTTTAAAAAACCTATTTTTATCGATAAACCTTTTAGTCTAAGTTCAAAAGTTGCTATCGCCATGATTCAATTAGCTGAGGGCAATCAGACACCCATTATGAGTACATCTGCGCTTCGTTATGCAGAAAATTTAACAAACGTTCTTAGAAATTCGGATAGAGGAAGTGTTATAGGTGCTGATTGTTTTGGACCAATGGAACTACTGGATAAACAACAAGGCTTTTTCTGGTATGGGATTCATATGATAGAGATGCTGTTTACTATTCTAGGTCAAGGCGCAAAGTCGGTAACGACCATAACAGAAAAAGAACATGACGTTATTACAGGCATTTGGAAGGATGGGCGTATAGGAACGGTTAGAGGTAATCGAAAAGGAAATGCTCAGTTTGGCGCATTGATTCACTTTGAGAATGGTACCGAATATGTCGATATTAATTTATACCAAAAACCTTATTACGCTAGTTTATTGGAGCAAATTATGGATTTTTTTCACGATGGAATTTCGAGGGTTCCTTTAAGTGAAACAAAAGAGGTTATCCGTTTCGTTGAGGCGGCTAACGAAAGTAGTCATTATAGAAAAACAATAATTATTTAACAAACAGTGAAAATACTATATCTTTCAGAGCTGAGGTTTTAGTAGTCAAATGAAAGCCGATGAAAAATACAGTGATTTTCCCATCGACTTATAAAGTTGTTTGTTATCTTTGCTCTTCCTCAATAAAGCTTAGTCGATAAATACGACGGGGCCTTCCTTTGTGCGATAATTTTTCTTCGCCAACAATATCAACCAGTTCAGCATCCATCCATTTTAATAGAATTCGGTTGGCGCTCCTAATGGTTACATTTAATGTCGAAGCTAATTCTTGGGCAGTATAATCAATTTTTTTATGCCTAGAAACGCGTGCCATTAATTTTGTCATATAGGAAGCTGACATCCCGGCCTTTTCAGCTTTATCTAACAAATGTGGGTCTGTAATGGCTAAATTATATCTTTCATATTGTTTATGGCTTGTTATATCGACAGGCCCCAAGACACTGCGATCTTCACGAACAATATAGCAAACGTTTCCACCTAAATCTTTTGATTGACGGAGCGCTAATCGTGCGTGATTGCCTGCTTCGGCAGCGGTACGGCCAAAGCCGACACCAAGACTTATCGTAATGCCAAGTTCATTTTTAATATCTTGGAGTAAGGGAATGAATTTATAGCCCCTTGTTTCACGTTCGAAAATACCGCGGGTGGTAATGAATGAATATTCTTCTCCACCTAAATTGATTAGATGCCCATCAAGCAGTTTAATATAATCAAGTAGCATTTGTTGGATAGTTAATTTTAATAATTGAACATCAT from the Sporosarcina psychrophila genome contains:
- a CDS encoding carbohydrate ABC transporter permease — protein: MLKKMISYIALIVLGFCFLLPFLIMILGSFKDVQYAQLDPLFWIPDHPTMKNYLYIMRDGIFIRWIFNSVIITVIPVASQMIFCAVLGYIFAKKKFPGREIVFWVFMAVIMIPQQLLIIPKFIMFSDFGWINTYWALIVPELWGIMGVFLVRQFLQNIPNDLEEAAYIDGANDIQIFFKVILPLSIPVVATVGTFSFISNWNDLFQPLIYLTQEKMFPVTLGLASMLGKEGNFGIEMAGSTVSFIPTFLIFLFFQRYFTEGIQMSGLK
- a CDS encoding Gfo/Idh/MocA family oxidoreductase, yielding MEDTVCTLKIGIIGLDTSHVLAFTKLLNDPSKRYHVQGGKVVIAFPGGSPNFELSMSRIDGFTRELRDSFDVEIVDSIEEVAHESDAILLESVDGAVHHEQLQKLVAFKKPIFIDKPFSLSSKVAIAMIQLAEGNQTPIMSTSALRYAENLTNVLRNSDRGSVIGADCFGPMELLDKQQGFFWYGIHMIEMLFTILGQGAKSVTTITEKEHDVITGIWKDGRIGTVRGNRKGNAQFGALIHFENGTEYVDINLYQKPYYASLLEQIMDFFHDGISRVPLSETKEVIRFVEAANESSHYRKTIII